The DNA sequence TCGTGATCATGAAGAATCTTCAGCTCGTCGACACTCTGTGGTCCTTGATCCTCCCCGCGGTGTTCACCCCAGCAGGCACCTTCCTGATGCGCCAGTTCATCCTCACACTGCCTCGGGAACTCGAAGAGGCGGCACGCGTCGACGGCTGCGGGTTCTTCGGCATCTACTGGCGGATCGTGCTACCGCTGATGAAACCCGTCATCGCGACGCTGGCGATTTTCACGTTCCTGGGTTCCTGGAACGAGTTCCTCTGGCCGCTCATCTCGATCAGCTCGATCGATCAGAAGACTCTGCCGCTCGGGCTCACCATGTTCCAGTCGCGGCTGTCGGGGCGGACCCCGTGGAACCAGGTGATGGCCAGTGCCACGTTCACGATCATCCCGGTCCTTGTCCTCTTCATTCTGGGCCAGAAGTACTACGTCAAGGGCATCGTCACCACTGGAATCAAGGGCTAGCTCTGTCAACCGGCGGCGACGCCTTCTACCCATCAAGCCTCAAGTCAAAGGAGACATCATGACCATTCCCGGAAAGCTCTCAAGCCCACAACTCAGCAGACGCCGTCTCTTGACTGGCACCGCGGCAGCGGCGGGCGGACTCGCCCTGCCATGGCTCACCGGCTGCACGAAGGACAGCTCCAAGAACGTCGCTGCATCGACCACGGGGCAATGGAAGGCCATGACGTGGGAGGGGAAGGACGAGATGAAGAAGTGGAATCTTCACCTCGGCAACTTCTTCAAGAAGTATCCGGACATGAAGTGGTCTGTCGACTTCGGAATCGACTGGGAACAGTACTGGACCAAACTGCAGACTTCGGTCGCCGCTGATGCAGCCCCTGACATGTGTTGGATGCACGACACCCGACTCTCGCTCTTCGCCTCCCAAGGGCTGTTGCAGCCGTTGGACGAGTACCTTACGAAGGCTACGCCAGAAGGATGGCCGGACGAGTTCTACCGGTCTCAGGTGGACTCCTTCCGCTATCAGGACAAGCAGTATGCCTTCCCGTACGACTGGGCAGCGGGGGGCCTGTACATCAACCTCGATTGGCTGGAGAAGGCGGGCGTCCAGGTCCCAGACGAGAGCTGGACGTATGACGACCTGCTCGAAGCGGCCAAGAAGCTGACGGCCAAAGCAGGCACACCAGGCAAGCAATGGGGCCTGTCTCTGCCCACCGACAGCTACTTCAGCTATGCCACAGTCAAGGCCTTCGGTGGCGAGTTCGTGTCTGGGGATCCGCTGGAGATGCACTACACGGACCCCGGGACGATCGCTGCCTATCAGTATCTCTACGACGCGATCTGGACCCACAAGGTCATGCCCAGTAACAGCCAGATCACTGCTGCTACCGGGGGTAGCGGGGACACCTCCGCTTTCTTCTCCAGCGGCAAGGTGGCGATGCTGCACTCACTCAACGATGCCGCCTTCGTTATGGAGGACCTCATCAAGGGCAGGTTCCGCTGGACCGTGGCACCGATGCCGACCGGACCTGCCGGCCGATTCCAGGGAGTCGGAGGCTCAGCATTCGCTATCCCCAAGGGATCGCGGCATCCTGACGTGACCTACGAGTTCATAAAGTATGCGCTGAGCGATCCCAAGTCCCTCCCCGTCAC is a window from the Microlunatus panaciterrae genome containing:
- a CDS encoding ABC transporter substrate-binding protein, translating into MTIPGKLSSPQLSRRRLLTGTAAAAGGLALPWLTGCTKDSSKNVAASTTGQWKAMTWEGKDEMKKWNLHLGNFFKKYPDMKWSVDFGIDWEQYWTKLQTSVAADAAPDMCWMHDTRLSLFASQGLLQPLDEYLTKATPEGWPDEFYRSQVDSFRYQDKQYAFPYDWAAGGLYINLDWLEKAGVQVPDESWTYDDLLEAAKKLTAKAGTPGKQWGLSLPTDSYFSYATVKAFGGEFVSGDPLEMHYTDPGTIAAYQYLYDAIWTHKVMPSNSQITAATGGSGDTSAFFSSGKVAMLHSLNDAAFVMEDLIKGRFRWTVAPMPTGPAGRFQGVGGSAFAIPKGSRHPDVTYEFIKYALSDPKSLPVTAKMGSMFVSNTKYWKDGVPSKDVLDPTAYKHTFYDLGKSAGTHPRYFPNYGRWDSSVYTKNMDNLWANKESDVAKVLGQIQTETQPLLQA
- a CDS encoding carbohydrate ABC transporter permease, which gives rise to MSKKTRRRIGNALATGASTLIGILFFAPFAWMVSSSFKDISEIYDFPPKFIPQQIKWSNYADAWNALPFDIFFLNSAIVAVATTVGVILTCSLAGYSFARLRYPGRDKIFLAYLATMMIPFPVLMVPLFVIMKNLQLVDTLWSLILPAVFTPAGTFLMRQFILTLPRELEEAARVDGCGFFGIYWRIVLPLMKPVIATLAIFTFLGSWNEFLWPLISISSIDQKTLPLGLTMFQSRLSGRTPWNQVMASATFTIIPVLVLFILGQKYYVKGIVTTGIKG